From Cellulomonas fimi ATCC 484, a single genomic window includes:
- a CDS encoding VanZ family protein: MHRLLHAPRRALLVALAVYLACVVRVTLWPEPAPDEAFGVVRTVLAWLQGRGVAVTYAGVEAVANVVMFVPFGLLVALLLRRPWLTVALGALTSTAIEVAQLAFLPTRVPTVQDVAMNTVGTALGVGALALARRRAGRDLPTETPARVGA, translated from the coding sequence GTGCACCGCCTGCTCCACGCCCCACGCCGCGCGCTCCTCGTCGCCCTCGCCGTCTACCTCGCGTGCGTCGTGCGCGTCACGCTGTGGCCCGAGCCGGCGCCCGACGAGGCGTTCGGCGTGGTCAGGACGGTGCTCGCGTGGCTGCAGGGACGAGGCGTCGCCGTCACCTACGCGGGCGTGGAGGCGGTCGCGAACGTCGTGATGTTCGTGCCGTTCGGGCTCCTCGTCGCACTGCTGCTGCGCCGGCCGTGGCTCACCGTCGCGCTGGGTGCGCTCACGTCGACAGCCATCGAGGTCGCGCAGCTCGCGTTCCTCCCGACACGCGTGCCGACCGTGCAGGACGTCGCCATGAACACCGTCGGCACCGCGCTGGGCGTCGGCGCGCTCGCGCTCGCACGCAGACGAGCGGGCCGGGACCTCCCGACGGAGACCCCGGCCCGCGTGGGCGCCTGA
- a CDS encoding polysaccharide biosynthesis tyrosine autokinase, translated as MELQDYLRVLRKRWVSIVAITALATLGAVAASLATTPMYQATTQLYVSVQGGASTSDLLQGANFTRQQVTSYAQLVNSPSVLGPVIDEMGIDARVEQLAGQVRADSPLNTSLINVTVSHENPAVAAAMADAIAAEFKDVIAELETPAGGGASAVKVSVVREAAAPTSPSSPNLKLNVALGLLVGLALGVGIAVLREVLDTRVRTEDDVARVTDTSVIGTIPFDEDAPKHPLIVQTSPHSHRAEAFRRVRTNLQFLDVADRPRSIVVTSSVPGEGKSTTSINVAITLADAGTRVVLVDADLRRPAVARYMGIEGSVGLTTVLIGRADVADVVQPWGNGNLHVLPAGQIPPNPSELLGSQAMAQLLETLTSRYEVVLLDTAPLLPVTDAAILARLTGGALVVAGSDKLHRNQLTESMSSLETVGARVLGIVLNRQHRKAGDQYTYYDYSPTPAVDGAKGRAGGRRRRSRTAPTAPTAPVNGTPTGAVPVPTTTGSIWPGDALSEARARGLQPGPQHQRGGPSA; from the coding sequence GTGGAGCTTCAGGACTATCTGCGCGTCCTGCGCAAGCGGTGGGTGTCGATCGTCGCGATCACGGCCCTGGCGACGCTGGGGGCCGTGGCGGCGTCGCTCGCGACGACGCCGATGTACCAGGCGACGACGCAGCTCTACGTGTCGGTGCAGGGCGGGGCGTCGACGTCCGACCTGCTGCAGGGCGCGAACTTCACGCGTCAGCAGGTCACGTCGTACGCGCAGCTCGTGAACAGCCCGAGCGTGCTGGGTCCGGTGATCGACGAGATGGGCATCGACGCGCGCGTCGAGCAGCTCGCGGGCCAGGTGCGGGCGGACTCCCCGCTCAACACGTCGCTCATCAACGTGACCGTCTCGCACGAGAACCCGGCGGTCGCCGCGGCGATGGCCGACGCGATCGCCGCGGAGTTCAAGGACGTCATCGCCGAGCTGGAGACCCCGGCGGGCGGCGGCGCCTCGGCGGTGAAGGTGTCGGTCGTGCGGGAGGCGGCGGCGCCGACGTCGCCCTCGTCGCCCAACCTCAAGCTCAACGTGGCGCTGGGGCTGCTGGTCGGCCTGGCGCTGGGCGTGGGCATCGCGGTGCTGCGCGAGGTGCTCGACACGCGCGTGCGCACGGAGGACGACGTCGCGCGGGTCACGGACACCTCCGTGATCGGCACGATCCCGTTCGACGAGGACGCCCCGAAGCATCCGCTCATCGTGCAGACGAGCCCGCACAGCCACCGCGCGGAGGCGTTCCGGCGCGTGCGCACGAACCTGCAGTTCCTCGACGTCGCGGACCGGCCGCGCTCGATCGTGGTCACCTCGTCGGTGCCCGGTGAGGGCAAGTCGACGACGTCGATCAACGTGGCGATCACGCTCGCGGACGCGGGCACGCGCGTCGTGCTCGTGGACGCGGACCTGCGGCGCCCGGCGGTCGCGAGGTACATGGGCATCGAGGGCTCGGTGGGCCTGACGACGGTGCTCATCGGGCGGGCGGACGTCGCGGACGTCGTGCAGCCCTGGGGCAACGGCAACCTGCACGTGCTGCCCGCGGGCCAGATCCCGCCGAACCCGAGCGAGCTGCTCGGGTCGCAGGCGATGGCACAGCTCCTCGAGACACTGACGTCGCGGTACGAGGTGGTGCTCCTCGACACGGCGCCGCTGCTGCCGGTGACGGACGCGGCGATCCTCGCGAGGCTCACGGGCGGCGCGCTCGTGGTCGCGGGGTCGGACAAGCTGCACCGCAACCAGCTCACGGAGTCGATGAGCTCGCTGGAGACGGTCGGCGCGCGCGTGCTCGGGATCGTGCTGAACCGCCAGCACCGCAAGGCGGGCGACCAGTACACGTACTACGACTACTCGCCGACGCCCGCGGTGGACGGGGCGAAGGGTCGCGCGGGCGGTCGCCGGCGGCGCTCGCGCACGGCCCCGACGGCCCCGACCGCCCCCGTCAACGGCACCCCGACGGGTGCGGTCCCGGTGCCGACGACGACGGGCTCGATCTGGCCGGGCGACGCGCTCAGCGAGGCCCGCGCACGCGGGCTGCAGCCCGGCCCGCAGCACCAGCGCGGCGGCCCCTCGGCCTAG
- a CDS encoding CheR family methyltransferase: MSLASDVFQYVADLVQRRAGIQLDSGKEYLVESRLLPLAQAAGHARVDAYVRQVRTSARAADEQAVVEALTTNETSFFRDGSPFQALTEEILPGLRRPDGSLPRLRIWSAACSTGQEPYSIAMTLADALGPETAVEIVATDINQTVLDRAATGTYSRLETNRGLPSPMLVRHFEADGMGWRVKEPLRRQVTFHRHNLLDAPPFVGGFDVVFLRNVLIYFDLPVKQAVLDRVLAAMRPGGYLVLGAAETTIGLDDSWERIPVGRGAVYRAGSPGTAGAPAVRPFLAAPRTLTPAAGSIGTLPRPASPPSVPVRAVPAPAAPPAATVRPVAPPTVPPGAAPRGVLPTTRTPVPAPVRGESR, from the coding sequence ATGAGCCTCGCCTCCGACGTCTTCCAGTACGTCGCCGACCTCGTCCAGCGCCGTGCGGGCATCCAGCTCGACAGCGGCAAGGAGTACCTCGTCGAGTCGCGCCTGCTGCCGCTCGCGCAGGCCGCGGGGCACGCACGCGTCGACGCCTACGTGCGGCAGGTGCGCACGAGCGCGCGGGCCGCGGACGAGCAGGCCGTCGTCGAGGCGCTGACCACGAACGAGACGTCCTTCTTCCGGGACGGCTCGCCGTTCCAGGCGCTGACCGAGGAGATCCTGCCCGGCCTGCGCCGCCCCGACGGCTCGCTGCCGCGGCTGCGCATCTGGTCCGCCGCCTGCTCGACGGGGCAGGAGCCGTACTCGATCGCGATGACCCTCGCGGACGCGCTCGGCCCCGAGACGGCCGTCGAGATCGTCGCGACCGACATCAACCAGACGGTGCTCGACCGCGCGGCCACGGGCACGTACTCGCGGCTCGAGACGAACCGCGGGCTGCCGTCGCCGATGCTCGTGCGGCACTTCGAGGCCGACGGCATGGGGTGGCGCGTCAAGGAGCCGCTGCGCCGGCAGGTGACGTTCCACCGGCACAACCTGCTCGACGCCCCGCCGTTCGTCGGCGGCTTCGACGTCGTGTTCCTGCGCAACGTGCTCATCTACTTCGACCTGCCGGTCAAGCAGGCCGTGCTCGACCGCGTCCTGGCGGCCATGCGCCCCGGCGGCTACCTCGTGCTGGGCGCCGCCGAGACGACCATCGGCCTCGACGACTCGTGGGAGCGGATCCCCGTGGGCCGCGGCGCGGTGTACCGGGCGGGGTCCCCGGGGACGGCGGGCGCGCCCGCCGTCCGCCCGTTCCTCGCCGCCCCGCGCACGCTCACGCCCGCCGCCGGGTCGATCGGGACGCTGCCCCGCCCGGCGAGCCCGCCGTCCGTCCCGGTGCGCGCGGTGCCCGCGCCGGCCGCCCCGCCCGCGGCCACGGTCCGCCCGGTCGCCCCACCCACCGTCCCCCCGGGCGCCGCACCCCGCGGCGTCCTGCCGACCACCCGCACGCCCGTGCCCGCACCCGTCCGAGGAGAGAGCCGATGA
- a CDS encoding NCS2 family permease, whose translation MASPSAPVAQDERPAPPRNAIDRYFKISERGSTIGTEVRGGLVTFFTMSYIIVLNPLIIGTVQSDGGNGAFLGGGDAPNLAAVAATTALVAGVMSILMGAVANFPLALAAGLGLNAVVTYSIAFLPGMTWPDAMGIVVLEGLIILVLVLTGFREAVFKAVPLELKTAISVGIGLFIAFIGLVDSGFVRIPSSLATPVELGIAGSLGSWPLLVFVVGLLTAVILMVRKVKGAILIAIAVATVLSIVLEYFLKIGGSTPDAPNPEAWKLNVPKIPEQVVATPDFSLLGQFSLFGSVERIGVVAVVLLVFSLLLADFFDTMGTMVAIGGEAELLDKEGNPPRTKQILIVDSLAAAAGGAGSVSSNTSYIESAAGVGDGARTGLAAITTGVAFLLATFLAPLVDVIPFEAATPALVVVGFLMVMQVTGIDWKNWEVAIPAFLTIVLMPFAYSITVGMGAGVISFVVIKLALGKAKQVHPLMWGAAVLFVLYFLLGPIKTALGI comes from the coding sequence ATGGCTTCCCCCAGCGCCCCCGTCGCGCAGGACGAGCGTCCCGCGCCACCCCGCAACGCGATCGACCGCTACTTCAAGATCTCCGAGCGCGGCTCGACCATCGGCACGGAGGTCCGCGGCGGCCTCGTGACCTTCTTCACGATGAGCTACATCATCGTCCTCAACCCGCTCATCATCGGCACCGTCCAGTCGGACGGCGGCAACGGTGCGTTCCTGGGCGGCGGCGACGCCCCGAACCTCGCCGCGGTCGCCGCGACCACCGCGCTCGTCGCGGGCGTCATGTCGATCCTCATGGGCGCGGTCGCGAACTTCCCGCTCGCGCTCGCGGCCGGTCTCGGCCTCAACGCCGTCGTCACGTACTCGATCGCGTTCCTGCCCGGCATGACGTGGCCGGACGCGATGGGCATCGTCGTGCTCGAGGGCCTCATCATCCTCGTGCTGGTCCTCACCGGGTTCCGCGAGGCCGTGTTCAAGGCCGTCCCGCTGGAGCTCAAGACCGCGATCAGCGTCGGCATCGGCCTGTTCATCGCCTTCATCGGCCTCGTCGACTCCGGCTTCGTGCGCATCCCGTCGAGCCTGGCGACGCCTGTCGAGCTCGGCATCGCCGGGTCGCTCGGCTCGTGGCCGCTGCTCGTGTTCGTCGTGGGCCTGCTCACGGCCGTGATCCTCATGGTCCGCAAGGTCAAGGGCGCGATCCTCATCGCGATCGCGGTCGCGACGGTCCTGTCGATCGTGCTCGAGTACTTCCTCAAGATCGGCGGCTCGACGCCCGACGCGCCCAACCCGGAGGCGTGGAAGCTCAACGTCCCGAAGATCCCGGAGCAGGTCGTCGCGACCCCCGACTTCTCGCTCCTCGGCCAGTTCTCGCTGTTCGGCTCGGTCGAGAGGATCGGCGTCGTCGCGGTCGTCCTGCTCGTCTTCTCGCTGCTGCTCGCGGACTTCTTCGACACGATGGGCACGATGGTCGCGATCGGCGGTGAGGCGGAGCTGCTCGACAAGGAGGGCAACCCGCCCCGCACCAAGCAGATCCTCATCGTCGACTCGCTCGCCGCGGCGGCGGGTGGTGCGGGCTCGGTCTCCTCGAACACGTCCTACATCGAGTCGGCCGCCGGTGTCGGCGACGGCGCCCGGACGGGCCTGGCCGCGATCACCACGGGTGTCGCGTTCCTGCTCGCGACGTTCCTCGCGCCGCTGGTCGACGTCATCCCGTTCGAGGCCGCGACGCCGGCCCTCGTGGTCGTCGGCTTCCTCATGGTCATGCAGGTGACGGGCATCGACTGGAAGAACTGGGAGGTCGCGATCCCGGCGTTCCTCACGATCGTCCTCATGCCGTTCGCCTACTCGATCACCGTCGGCATGGGCGCGGGCGTCATCTCGTTCGTCGTCATCAAGCTCGCGCTCGGGAAGGCGAAGCAGGTGCACCCGCTCATGTGGGGCGCCGCGGTGCTGTTCGTCCTGTACTTCCTGCTCGGGCCGATCAAGACCGCCCTGGGCATCTGA
- a CDS encoding DUF4012 domain-containing protein, producing the protein MTHPDWGDAWSAQSVPEQPAAPEPRWRRAVPARVRRGRRRTRVLLGAGALVAVVLAAAGWLALDAIAARDALLSARAEVVRLQEQAAAGDVEGARATVTRLQDDAATARERTRGPVWAVAAVVPWVGAQTEAVQVVADVVDNLAQHGLPPLVDAVSLVDPAGLAPVDGRVDLAPLAAAAPQIVGADTAVQAAVAQLDGVDTSRLVGQVAEPVQELRGQVADVAATTSTAARAAALLPPMLGADGPRTYLVLVQNNAEPRATGGIPGSVLLLSVDDGRVEVVDQRRGGELAGLAEPALPLTETETALFGTLLGTDMRDVTFTPDFPRTGELARAIWQQEVGGEVDGVLSVDPGALALVLGATGPVTLADGSTLSRENAVAELLNGVYLRLEDPAEQDAFFASTAATVFGAVAGGQGDAAGVVDALAQAAREGRLLVWSAHAEEQELLAPTVLGGALRGRAGDDSAVVGVYLNDGTQAKMGYYLDLQVTGEATSCRPDGSQLVDVTVSLTSTAPADAAELPEYVVGPDRVVPPGEVRTNVLVYAPAGGRLESVRVNSGDQGVLAQVHDDLGVAARTFTLAPGQNATMDLEILTGKSSQGNLVIRSTPLAGGSGPWSIPSSCP; encoded by the coding sequence GTGACACACCCGGACTGGGGCGACGCCTGGTCCGCGCAGAGCGTCCCGGAGCAGCCCGCCGCCCCCGAGCCGCGTTGGCGTCGCGCGGTGCCCGCCCGGGTGCGCCGGGGACGCCGCCGGACCCGGGTCCTGCTCGGTGCCGGTGCCCTCGTCGCGGTGGTGCTCGCCGCGGCCGGGTGGCTCGCTCTCGACGCGATCGCGGCGCGCGACGCGCTGCTGTCCGCCCGCGCGGAGGTCGTGCGCCTGCAGGAGCAGGCGGCTGCGGGCGACGTCGAGGGTGCGCGGGCGACTGTGACGCGACTGCAGGACGACGCCGCGACGGCGCGCGAGCGGACCCGGGGACCGGTGTGGGCGGTCGCCGCCGTGGTGCCGTGGGTCGGCGCGCAGACCGAGGCCGTGCAGGTCGTCGCCGACGTCGTCGACAACCTCGCGCAGCACGGGCTGCCGCCGCTCGTCGACGCCGTGTCGCTCGTCGACCCGGCCGGCCTCGCGCCCGTCGACGGGCGCGTCGACCTCGCGCCGCTCGCCGCGGCCGCCCCGCAGATCGTCGGGGCCGACACCGCCGTGCAGGCCGCCGTCGCGCAGCTCGACGGCGTGGACACCTCCCGGCTCGTCGGCCAGGTGGCCGAGCCTGTGCAGGAGCTGCGCGGTCAGGTGGCCGACGTCGCCGCCACCACGTCGACCGCGGCCCGGGCCGCCGCCCTGCTGCCGCCGATGCTCGGCGCGGACGGCCCGCGGACCTACCTCGTCCTCGTCCAGAACAACGCCGAGCCGCGCGCGACGGGCGGCATCCCCGGCTCGGTCCTGCTGCTGAGCGTCGACGACGGGCGCGTCGAGGTCGTCGACCAGCGCCGCGGCGGCGAGCTCGCCGGACTCGCCGAACCCGCGCTGCCGCTCACCGAGACGGAGACCGCGCTGTTCGGAACCCTGCTCGGCACCGACATGCGCGACGTGACCTTCACGCCCGACTTCCCGCGGACCGGGGAGCTCGCGCGCGCGATCTGGCAGCAGGAGGTCGGCGGCGAGGTCGACGGCGTGCTGTCGGTCGACCCGGGGGCGCTCGCCCTCGTGCTCGGTGCCACCGGGCCGGTCACGCTCGCGGACGGCAGCACGCTGTCCCGGGAGAACGCCGTCGCCGAGCTGCTCAACGGCGTGTACCTCCGGCTGGAGGACCCGGCCGAGCAGGACGCGTTCTTCGCGTCGACGGCCGCGACCGTGTTCGGTGCCGTCGCGGGCGGGCAGGGTGACGCGGCCGGCGTCGTCGACGCCCTCGCGCAGGCCGCCCGCGAGGGGCGCCTGCTCGTGTGGTCGGCGCACGCCGAGGAGCAGGAGCTGCTCGCCCCGACCGTGCTCGGCGGGGCGCTGCGCGGGCGCGCCGGGGACGACTCGGCCGTCGTCGGCGTGTACCTCAACGACGGCACCCAGGCGAAGATGGGCTACTACCTCGACCTCCAGGTGACGGGCGAGGCGACGTCCTGCCGCCCCGACGGCTCGCAGCTCGTCGACGTGACCGTGAGCCTCACGTCCACGGCGCCCGCCGACGCGGCCGAGCTGCCCGAGTACGTCGTCGGACCGGACCGGGTCGTGCCGCCGGGAGAGGTCCGGACCAATGTGCTCGTCTATGCACCCGCCGGCGGCCGCCTCGAGTCCGTGCGGGTGAATTCCGGGGACCAGGGGGTGCTGGCCCAGGTGCACGACGACCTGGGCGTCGCGGCGCGGACATTCACTCTCGCACCCGGACAAAACGCGACGATGGACCTGGAGATCCTGACCGGAAAGTCCTCGCAAGGAAATCTGGTCATTCGTTCAACTCCTCTTGCGGGCGGTTCCGGGCCCTGGAGCATCCCTTCCAGCTGCCCGTGA
- a CDS encoding DUF2530 domain-containing protein, with protein sequence MPSLVEKLLRPERTPPAPVHVDLGPVLLVGTATWFVALLVTGVLAALGATGWTPAVVCAAGVVIGLGGVVWARLHPTTPPAQTTTSENPPLP encoded by the coding sequence GTGCCGTCGCTCGTCGAGAAGCTGCTGCGCCCCGAGCGCACCCCGCCCGCCCCGGTGCACGTCGACCTCGGTCCCGTGCTGCTCGTGGGCACGGCGACGTGGTTCGTGGCGCTCCTCGTGACCGGCGTGCTGGCTGCCCTGGGCGCGACCGGGTGGACGCCGGCCGTCGTGTGCGCGGCCGGCGTCGTCATCGGTCTGGGCGGCGTCGTCTGGGCGCGGCTGCACCCGACGACGCCCCCCGCTCAGACCACGACCAGCGAGAACCCGCCCCTGCCGTAG
- a CDS encoding response regulator has translation MRALVVDDSRTMRRIVSNVLEGLGFETTHAEHGQQALDVLAQDGAVDLVTVDWNMPVMDGLELVTHVRKNRDWRSVTLMMVTTEAEQSQIVRALAAGAHEYLIKPFTAEEIRAKLDLLGLVPVEEPA, from the coding sequence ATGAGAGCACTCGTGGTCGACGACTCGCGGACGATGCGCCGCATCGTCTCGAACGTCCTGGAGGGTCTCGGCTTCGAGACCACCCACGCCGAGCACGGGCAGCAGGCCCTCGACGTGCTCGCGCAGGACGGCGCCGTGGACCTCGTGACCGTCGACTGGAACATGCCGGTCATGGACGGTCTCGAGCTCGTCACGCACGTCCGCAAGAACCGCGACTGGCGGTCCGTCACGCTGATGATGGTCACCACCGAGGCGGAGCAGTCCCAGATCGTGCGCGCGCTCGCGGCGGGCGCCCACGAGTACCTCATCAAGCCGTTCACCGCCGAGGAGATCCGGGCCAAGCTCGACCTCCTGGGCCTCGTCCCCGTGGAGGAACCCGCATGA
- a CDS encoding response regulator produces the protein MIRVLVVDDSRVMRQIVIRTLRQAGYDWDVREASDGAEALEAVRADEPDVVLSDWNMPNMSGIELLEALRASGFETPFGFVTSEGSPEMRATAEAAGALFLIAKPFTADAFREVIEPVLA, from the coding sequence ATGATCCGCGTCCTCGTCGTCGACGACAGCCGCGTCATGCGGCAGATCGTCATCCGCACGCTCCGTCAGGCCGGCTACGACTGGGACGTCCGCGAGGCGTCGGACGGGGCGGAGGCCCTGGAGGCGGTCCGCGCGGACGAGCCCGACGTCGTCCTGTCGGACTGGAACATGCCCAACATGTCGGGCATCGAGCTGCTCGAGGCCCTGCGCGCCTCGGGTTTCGAGACGCCGTTCGGCTTCGTGACCTCGGAGGGCTCGCCCGAGATGCGGGCCACGGCCGAGGCGGCCGGCGCGCTGTTCCTCATCGCGAAGCCGTTCACCGCGGACGCGTTCCGCGAGGTCATCGAGCCGGTGCTGGCATGA
- a CDS encoding low molecular weight phosphatase family protein, with amino-acid sequence MTVSPGLPGAPFRVLTVCTGNICRSPAVERLLAAGLAGGFRGGPPGPGGVEVGSAGTRAVVGAPISPQMAVLVAGRGVAADAFAARQLQESVVREADLVIALTRAHRSAVVELVPAAVRRTFTLRELARLAPLVDPAQLAAAGPRPAERLRALLPLAAAQRGQVAATPQDDDVTDPIGGSDALYARVFAQMEQAVEVVVGAVRRP; translated from the coding sequence GTGACCGTCTCCCCCGGCCTGCCCGGCGCCCCGTTCCGCGTGCTCACGGTGTGCACCGGCAACATCTGCCGCTCCCCCGCGGTCGAGCGGCTCCTCGCGGCCGGGCTCGCGGGCGGCTTCCGGGGCGGCCCGCCCGGACCGGGCGGCGTCGAGGTCGGGTCGGCCGGCACGCGCGCGGTCGTCGGTGCGCCGATCAGCCCGCAGATGGCCGTTCTGGTCGCCGGCCGGGGCGTGGCCGCCGACGCGTTCGCGGCCCGCCAGCTCCAGGAGTCCGTGGTCCGCGAGGCGGACCTCGTGATCGCCCTCACGCGCGCGCACCGCTCCGCGGTCGTCGAGCTGGTCCCCGCGGCCGTGCGCCGCACGTTCACGCTGCGCGAGCTCGCCCGGCTCGCCCCCCTCGTCGACCCCGCACAGCTCGCGGCGGCCGGACCGCGCCCCGCCGAGCGGCTGCGCGCCCTGCTGCCCCTCGCGGCCGCGCAGCGCGGCCAGGTCGCCGCGACCCCGCAGGACGACGACGTGACCGACCCCATCGGCGGCAGCGACGCACTGTACGCGCGCGTGTTCGCGCAGATGGAGCAGGCCGTCGAGGTGGTCGTCGGCGCGGTGCGCCGGCCGTAG
- a CDS encoding chemotaxis protein CheX yields the protein MSTDVATDQVLLIARDVFSSMIDGEEGHLNAWDGPTPEVEDAVHAWVDMFGEISGRAVLTTATPTAHDLARALLGLPADEEVSHDDLVDAFGELANVVGGNIKALMPDAAKLGLPTVAATVPVLDGALRVQELALSWRGRPIVVELWVLLGAA from the coding sequence ATGAGCACCGACGTCGCCACCGACCAGGTCCTGCTCATCGCCCGCGACGTGTTCTCGTCGATGATCGACGGGGAGGAGGGCCACCTGAACGCGTGGGACGGCCCGACGCCCGAGGTCGAGGACGCCGTGCACGCGTGGGTCGACATGTTCGGCGAGATCAGCGGCCGCGCCGTGCTGACGACGGCGACCCCGACCGCGCACGACCTGGCCCGTGCGCTGCTCGGCCTGCCCGCCGACGAGGAGGTCTCGCACGACGACCTGGTCGACGCGTTCGGCGAGCTCGCGAACGTCGTGGGCGGGAACATCAAGGCCCTCATGCCGGACGCCGCGAAGCTGGGCCTGCCGACGGTCGCGGCCACCGTGCCCGTGCTCGACGGCGCGCTGCGCGTCCAGGAGCTGGCACTGTCGTGGCGCGGCCGGCCCATCGTCGTCGAGCTCTGGGTCCTGCTGGGGGCCGCATGA